In Lautropia mirabilis, one DNA window encodes the following:
- a CDS encoding methanobactin export MATE transporter MbnM codes for MNSLPVHLPLHGSRRCRREVSRCAAGAMLVLLLSCGGCGGGSSDSSPTPDAGSSQGKAAAPTVLDWTYPAYSPPDAWEWKLPSHMPAPRVPANNPMNAAKVALGRYLFHERRLSGDGTMSCASCHEQARAFADGKDRPRGITNVQHPRNSMGLGNVAWHATQTWSNPVLMSLEAQIPNPVFGTEPVEMGVNDSSVQEVLKRLASAKDVDYPVRFQQAFPDAKGDPLTWENIFKAISAFERTMVTADSRYDRYLQGKVTLSEQELRGRQLFEKAECTQCHQPPNFDDQFVSVETTTLKVRYHNIGLYNLNGRGDYPKENTGVEEITANPADMGAFRVPSLRNVAVTEPYMHDGSVATLEEAVAIMAGGGRNITSGPRAGDGRANPHKSPLVRDRGLSAQDRADIVAFLKALTDETFLSDPAFSDPFRRDAASRP; via the coding sequence ATGAATTCTCTGCCCGTCCATCTGCCCTTGCATGGCAGTCGCCGATGTCGGCGTGAGGTGTCCAGATGTGCAGCGGGTGCCATGCTGGTGCTGCTGCTGAGCTGTGGGGGATGTGGAGGAGGCTCTTCGGACAGCAGCCCGACACCGGATGCAGGTAGCAGCCAGGGGAAGGCCGCAGCGCCTACCGTGCTGGACTGGACCTATCCGGCCTACAGCCCGCCTGACGCCTGGGAATGGAAGCTTCCTTCGCACATGCCAGCCCCCCGCGTGCCGGCGAACAACCCCATGAATGCCGCCAAGGTGGCGCTGGGGCGCTACCTGTTCCATGAGCGGCGCCTCTCGGGTGACGGCACCATGTCGTGTGCCTCGTGTCATGAACAGGCGCGTGCCTTTGCCGACGGCAAGGACCGTCCGCGTGGCATCACCAATGTGCAGCATCCCCGCAATTCCATGGGGCTGGGCAACGTGGCCTGGCATGCCACACAGACGTGGTCCAATCCGGTGCTGATGTCGCTGGAGGCCCAGATCCCGAACCCTGTGTTTGGTACCGAACCCGTGGAGATGGGCGTGAACGACAGTTCCGTTCAGGAGGTGCTGAAGCGCCTGGCCAGTGCCAAGGATGTGGATTATCCGGTGCGCTTTCAGCAGGCGTTTCCCGATGCCAAGGGCGACCCGCTGACCTGGGAGAACATCTTCAAGGCCATCAGCGCCTTCGAGCGCACGATGGTCACAGCCGACAGCCGCTATGACCGCTACCTGCAGGGCAAGGTCACGCTGTCGGAGCAGGAATTGCGTGGCCGGCAGCTGTTCGAGAAGGCCGAATGCACGCAGTGCCATCAACCCCCGAATTTCGATGACCAGTTCGTCAGTGTCGAGACGACGACGCTGAAGGTCCGGTATCACAACATCGGACTCTATAACCTGAACGGTCGGGGCGACTACCCGAAAGAAAACACCGGCGTCGAGGAAATCACCGCCAACCCGGCCGACATGGGGGCCTTCCGGGTGCCCAGCCTGCGCAACGTGGCCGTGACCGAGCCCTACATGCACGATGGTTCGGTGGCTACGCTTGAAGAGGCGGTGGCCATCATGGCCGGTGGTGGACGCAATATCACCAGTGGTCCGCGGGCCGGTGATGGACGTGCCAACCCGCACAAGAGTCCGCTCGTTCGCGACCGGGGCCTGTCGGCGCAGGATCGCGCAGACATTGTGGCCTTCCTGAAAGCGCTGACGGATGAAACGTTCCTGAGCGATCCGGCATTTTCCGATCCTTTCCGGAGAGATGCCGCATCCCGCCCATGA
- a CDS encoding cupin domain-containing protein — MSATVQVPQILNISQYLKERPTEAVRTVLHQSTDMNLVLWQIPPQGSLPPHRHPSGEDIWLVLRGEADLIDDAAGSRRTIHAGESVVVGIEQTHGAINVGHEDCVLLSVIRPSAGFQPA; from the coding sequence ATGAGCGCGACCGTTCAAGTCCCGCAGATCCTGAACATCAGCCAATACCTGAAGGAGCGGCCGACAGAGGCAGTCCGTACCGTGCTGCATCAGAGTACGGACATGAATCTCGTGCTGTGGCAGATTCCGCCGCAGGGCAGCCTTCCGCCGCATCGGCACCCGAGCGGTGAGGACATCTGGCTGGTGCTGCGCGGCGAGGCCGATCTGATAGATGATGCGGCTGGCAGTCGGCGCACCATCCATGCCGGTGAAAGCGTGGTGGTCGGCATTGAGCAGACGCACGGTGCCATCAATGTCGGCCATGAGGACTGCGTGCTGCTGTCGGTGATTCGTCCTTCGGCTGGTTTCCAGCCAGCCTGA
- a CDS encoding DUF2946 family protein, producing MAMSHGLAGSASFRYCRLAGRPASRAVSIGIIGMNRRGFCHRGLVWLTLWVFGLALLAPTVSRALAAHEAGQGLSHPHAVQAAWMDHCMPHEASGQPAELPDAPSDHRAVHGPVKPVSQGSHEDGLHLDHCALCVVLVHLLAPPTPAAAFDAVTAPAMVQVPVVRVTLVARQIAPAHPRGPPAGQPASAA from the coding sequence ATGGCCATGTCACATGGCTTGGCAGGCAGTGCATCGTTCAGGTATTGCAGGCTGGCCGGGCGCCCCGCGTCCCGCGCCGTTTCCATCGGCATCATCGGCATGAACCGTCGCGGCTTTTGTCATCGTGGGCTGGTCTGGCTTACCCTGTGGGTCTTCGGGTTGGCCCTGCTCGCGCCTACGGTGTCGCGGGCACTGGCAGCCCATGAAGCCGGCCAGGGTCTGTCCCACCCGCATGCCGTGCAGGCCGCATGGATGGATCACTGCATGCCGCACGAAGCATCCGGGCAGCCTGCCGAACTCCCGGACGCTCCTTCTGATCATCGGGCAGTGCATGGCCCGGTAAAGCCCGTTTCCCAGGGGTCGCATGAGGACGGGCTGCATCTGGATCACTGCGCGCTGTGCGTGGTCCTGGTTCATCTTCTGGCGCCGCCCACGCCGGCGGCTGCCTTCGACGCTGTCACGGCGCCTGCCATGGTGCAGGTGCCTGTCGTCCGGGTGACGCTCGTCGCCCGTCAGATCGCGCCCGCGCACCCGCGTGGGCCTCCCGCCGGGCAGCCTGCTTCGGCTGCCTGA
- the acnB gene encoding bifunctional aconitate hydratase 2/2-methylisocitrate dehydratase: MLNEYRQHVAERAALGIPPLALDAKQTAELIELIKNPPAGEEEFLMDLLTYRVPPGVDDAAKVKASFLAAVAHGDIKVGLISRAKATELLGTMLGGYNVHPLIELLDDPEVAGVAANALKKTLLMFDFFNDVAAKAKAGNAKAQEVMQSWADAEWFTSRPKVPEKITVTVFKVPGETNTDDLSPAPDAWSRPDIPLHYLAMLKNTRPDAAFKPEEDGKRGPIKFIEDLKKKGHLVAYVGDVVGTGSSRKSATNSVIWATGQDIPYVPNKRFGGVTLGGKIAPIFFNTQEDSGSLPIEVDVSKMEMGDVLDIFPYEGRIEKNGEKIADFTLKSHVLLDEVQAGGRINLIIGRSLTAKAREALGLPASTAFRLPKAPVDTGKGFTLAQKMVGRACGLPEGQGIRPGSYCEPRMTTVGSQDTTGPMTRDELKDLACLGFSADMVMQSFCHTAAYPKPVDVKTHRELPAFISNRGGVALRPGDGVIHSWLNRLLLPDTVGTGGDSHTRFPIGISFPAGSGLVAFGAATGVMPLDMPESVLVRFKGELQPGVTLRDLVHAIPLYAIKAGLLTVAKAGKKNIFSGRILEIEGLPKLKVEQAFELSDASAERSAAGCTIKLDKEPIIEYLKSNIILMKNMIADGYQDAKTLARRIEKVEQWLADPQLLEADPDAEYAAVIEIDMNEIKEPIVCCPNDPDDAKLLSDVAGTKIDEAFIGSCMTNIGHFRAAARLLGGQRDIPVKLWVAPPTKMDQNELIKEGHYAAFGTAGARTEMPGCSLCMGNQAQVREGATVISTSTRNFPNRLGKNTNVFLGSAELAAIASRLGKLPTPQEYLKEMGVVDSDKESIYRYMNFDQIPEYVEVAEGQKNALEQHP, from the coding sequence ATGCTGAATGAGTATCGCCAACATGTTGCCGAGCGCGCGGCGCTGGGCATTCCTCCCCTGGCACTGGATGCCAAACAGACCGCCGAGCTGATCGAGCTGATCAAGAATCCGCCTGCCGGCGAAGAAGAGTTCCTGATGGATCTGCTCACCTACCGGGTGCCGCCGGGGGTGGACGATGCCGCCAAGGTCAAGGCCAGCTTCCTGGCTGCCGTCGCCCATGGTGACATCAAGGTCGGGCTGATCTCCAGGGCCAAGGCCACCGAGCTGCTGGGCACGATGCTCGGGGGCTACAACGTCCACCCGCTGATCGAGCTGCTGGACGATCCCGAAGTGGCCGGGGTGGCTGCCAACGCCCTGAAGAAGACGCTGCTGATGTTCGACTTCTTCAACGACGTGGCCGCCAAGGCCAAGGCCGGCAATGCCAAGGCCCAGGAAGTGATGCAGAGCTGGGCGGACGCCGAATGGTTCACCAGCCGTCCCAAGGTGCCCGAGAAGATCACCGTCACGGTCTTCAAGGTGCCCGGCGAGACCAACACCGACGACCTCTCGCCCGCGCCCGATGCCTGGAGCCGTCCGGACATCCCGTTGCACTACCTGGCCATGCTGAAGAACACCCGTCCCGACGCGGCCTTCAAGCCCGAGGAAGACGGCAAGCGCGGCCCCATCAAGTTCATCGAGGACCTGAAGAAGAAGGGCCACCTGGTGGCCTACGTGGGTGACGTGGTGGGGACCGGTTCCAGCCGCAAGTCGGCCACCAACAGCGTGATCTGGGCCACCGGCCAGGACATCCCCTACGTGCCCAACAAGCGCTTCGGTGGTGTCACGCTGGGCGGCAAGATCGCCCCCATCTTCTTCAACACGCAGGAAGACTCCGGGTCGCTGCCCATCGAGGTGGATGTCTCGAAGATGGAGATGGGCGACGTGCTCGACATCTTCCCCTACGAGGGCCGCATCGAGAAGAACGGCGAGAAGATTGCCGACTTCACCCTGAAGAGCCATGTGCTGCTGGACGAGGTGCAGGCTGGCGGCCGCATCAACCTGATCATCGGCCGCTCGCTCACGGCCAAGGCCCGCGAGGCGCTGGGCCTGCCGGCGTCCACCGCATTCCGCCTGCCCAAGGCACCGGTCGATACCGGCAAGGGCTTCACGCTGGCGCAGAAGATGGTCGGTCGTGCCTGTGGTCTGCCCGAGGGGCAGGGCATCCGTCCGGGCTCCTACTGCGAGCCGCGCATGACGACCGTGGGCAGCCAGGACACCACCGGCCCCATGACTCGCGATGAACTGAAGGACCTGGCCTGCCTGGGCTTCTCGGCCGACATGGTGATGCAGTCGTTCTGTCACACCGCCGCCTATCCCAAGCCGGTGGACGTGAAGACGCACCGCGAGCTGCCCGCCTTCATCAGCAACCGAGGTGGCGTGGCGCTGCGTCCGGGTGACGGCGTCATCCACTCGTGGCTCAACCGCCTGCTGCTGCCCGACACCGTGGGTACCGGCGGCGACAGCCACACGCGCTTCCCGATCGGCATCAGCTTCCCGGCAGGTTCGGGTCTGGTGGCCTTCGGCGCTGCCACCGGCGTGATGCCGCTGGACATGCCGGAAAGCGTGCTGGTGCGCTTCAAGGGCGAGCTGCAGCCCGGCGTCACGCTGCGTGACCTGGTGCATGCCATCCCGCTCTATGCCATCAAGGCGGGGCTGCTCACCGTGGCCAAGGCCGGCAAGAAGAACATCTTCTCGGGCCGTATCCTGGAGATCGAGGGTCTGCCCAAGCTGAAGGTCGAGCAGGCGTTCGAGCTGTCCGATGCCTCGGCCGAGCGCTCGGCGGCGGGCTGTACGATCAAGCTCGACAAGGAGCCGATCATCGAGTACCTCAAGTCGAACATCATTCTGATGAAGAACATGATCGCCGACGGGTACCAGGACGCCAAGACGCTTGCACGCCGAATCGAGAAGGTCGAGCAGTGGCTGGCCGACCCGCAGCTGCTGGAAGCGGATCCCGACGCCGAATACGCGGCCGTGATCGAGATCGACATGAACGAGATCAAGGAGCCCATCGTCTGCTGCCCGAACGACCCGGACGACGCCAAGCTGCTGTCCGACGTGGCTGGCACCAAGATCGACGAGGCCTTCATCGGTTCGTGCATGACCAACATCGGTCACTTCCGTGCGGCAGCCCGCCTGCTGGGTGGCCAGCGTGACATCCCCGTCAAGCTGTGGGTGGCACCGCCCACCAAGATGGACCAGAACGAGCTGATCAAGGAAGGTCACTACGCTGCCTTCGGTACCGCCGGCGCGCGTACCGAGATGCCGGGCTGCTCGCTGTGCATGGGCAACCAGGCCCAGGTGCGCGAAGGGGCCACCGTCATTTCCACCAGTACCCGCAACTTCCCCAACCGGCTGGGCAAGAACACCAACGTGTTCCTGGGTTCTGCCGAGCTGGCGGCCATTGCGTCGCGGCTGGGCAAGCTGCCCACCCCGCAGGAGTACCTGAAGGAAATGGGCGTGGTGGATTCCGACAAGGAGAGCATCTACCGCTACATGAACTTCGACCAGATTCCCGAGTACGTGGAAGTGGCCGAAGGTCAGAAGAACGCGCTGGAACAGCATCCCTGA
- a CDS encoding DUF1269 domain-containing protein, with amino-acid sequence MEHVLATLFEVPSEAYQAFVELKAFPQNDDTRIAQAALVKNENGVITPVDAFDPLRQVDDDTITGTLIGSVLGILGGPLGMLFGANVGAWVGSTGSTDEALAQATLLETVAAKLNDGDVAIIALVQEKSEAPLDQFFGRFKSLVVRWDASTIQQQMEDALEVQADLHARAAAELKARHTKARKEKLEEFAQSIRQKFEELAQKFK; translated from the coding sequence ATGGAACACGTACTGGCAACCCTGTTCGAGGTACCCAGCGAGGCCTACCAGGCCTTCGTGGAGCTGAAGGCCTTCCCGCAGAATGACGACACGCGCATTGCCCAGGCGGCGCTGGTCAAGAACGAGAACGGTGTCATCACGCCGGTGGATGCCTTCGATCCGCTGAGGCAGGTGGATGACGACACCATCACCGGCACGCTGATCGGTTCGGTGCTGGGCATCCTGGGCGGCCCGCTGGGCATGCTTTTTGGCGCCAACGTGGGGGCCTGGGTGGGCAGCACGGGCAGTACCGACGAGGCGCTGGCACAGGCCACGCTGCTCGAGACGGTGGCGGCCAAGCTCAATGACGGCGATGTGGCGATCATTGCGCTGGTGCAGGAAAAGTCCGAGGCGCCGCTGGACCAGTTCTTTGGCAGGTTCAAGTCGCTGGTGGTGCGCTGGGACGCATCCACCATCCAGCAGCAGATGGAGGATGCGCTGGAGGTGCAGGCTGACCTGCATGCCCGTGCGGCCGCCGAGCTGAAGGCGCGGCACACCAAGGCGCGCAAGGAAAAGCTGGAAGAGTTCGCGCAGTCCATCCGGCAGAAGTTCGAGGAGCTGGCGCAGAAGTTCAAGTAA
- a CDS encoding TonB-dependent receptor, with protein sequence MTMNKMKAARRRGDAGHRFSVARVPALLATALGALALPAWAQDAGQMGDTTQAQDETVQLPQVRVRALRLFEVQPPNMSLPGSGVTDSGKISRRRATTPDTTGLLKDMPGVDVQGAGGVSGLPVIHGLADERLRLTVDDMDLMAACANHMNPALSYIDPAKVESIRVYAGISPVSAGGDSIGGSIQVESAPPSFADPDGKPLLGGHVGTHYRSNGHGVDVSLGTHYATERLHLEYEGSYARARNYRAGNDFKPAETGREQGRVLPGDEVGSSGFRVQNHRMAAAWRSGMHLLETDFSWQNMPFQGFPNQRMDMTENRATLAGLRYRGQFSWGDLKVRLWNQRIRHRMDMGEDRYSYGTGMPMRTRASTDGATAQASWMLNERDTVRLGLEALYYQLYDWWPPVGASGGMAPNDFWNIDDGRRNRLSAYAEWERSWDARWSSVIGLRHTQVRTDAGPVRGYNGLPTWSDDASAFNSISRRRHDRHWDFSALASYEPAKGHRYEMGVARKTRSPSLYERYPWSTNTMAAGMNNFLGDGNGYLGNPDLKPEVAHTLSVSGNWHHPEDEQRWGLTVSAHLTRISDYVDAERCSASQCRSGNTTADNEFVLLRYVNQDARLLGTDVSGHWLLARSPHAGSLTLSGKLAWLHGKNLDTGGGLYNTMPANLRMGLEHRRTVGEGEWSGTLEWEGVRSKTRRSAVRNEIRTAGYGLLHLRTRYEIGQLGIDLGIENLLDRGYALPLGGAYVGQGSSMMLNTVPWGVAVPGHGRSVYVGFNYKF encoded by the coding sequence ATGACAATGAACAAGATGAAAGCCGCCAGACGCAGGGGCGATGCGGGCCACAGGTTTTCCGTGGCCCGGGTGCCTGCGCTGCTGGCCACGGCGCTGGGTGCACTCGCACTGCCGGCCTGGGCGCAGGATGCCGGGCAGATGGGTGACACGACCCAGGCCCAGGACGAAACCGTGCAGTTGCCGCAGGTGCGCGTTCGTGCGCTGCGTCTTTTCGAGGTGCAGCCCCCCAACATGTCGCTGCCTGGGTCGGGCGTGACGGATTCGGGCAAGATCTCGCGCCGTCGTGCCACCACGCCGGACACCACGGGCCTGCTGAAGGACATGCCCGGTGTGGACGTGCAGGGGGCAGGTGGCGTGTCGGGTCTGCCGGTGATTCATGGTCTGGCCGACGAGCGGCTGCGCCTGACGGTGGATGACATGGACCTGATGGCGGCCTGTGCCAACCATATGAACCCGGCGCTGTCCTACATCGACCCGGCCAAGGTGGAGAGCATCCGTGTCTACGCCGGCATCTCGCCCGTCAGCGCGGGCGGCGACAGCATCGGTGGCAGCATCCAGGTGGAGTCTGCACCGCCAAGCTTTGCCGATCCTGACGGCAAGCCCCTGCTGGGCGGCCACGTGGGCACCCATTACCGCAGCAACGGCCATGGGGTGGATGTGAGCCTGGGCACGCACTACGCCACGGAGCGGCTGCATCTGGAATATGAAGGCTCCTACGCGCGGGCACGCAACTACCGCGCCGGCAATGACTTCAAGCCGGCCGAGACCGGCCGCGAACAGGGGCGCGTGCTGCCGGGTGACGAGGTGGGCTCCAGCGGCTTCCGGGTGCAGAACCACCGGATGGCAGCGGCCTGGCGCAGCGGCATGCACCTGCTGGAGACCGATTTCAGCTGGCAGAACATGCCTTTCCAGGGGTTCCCGAACCAGCGCATGGACATGACGGAGAACCGCGCCACGCTGGCCGGTCTGCGCTATCGGGGGCAGTTCTCCTGGGGCGACCTGAAGGTGCGCCTGTGGAACCAGCGCATCCGCCACCGTATGGACATGGGTGAGGACCGCTACAGCTACGGTACCGGCATGCCCATGCGCACCCGCGCCAGTACCGATGGCGCCACGGCCCAGGCCAGCTGGATGCTGAACGAACGGGATACCGTGCGTCTGGGGCTGGAGGCCCTGTACTACCAGCTGTATGACTGGTGGCCGCCGGTCGGGGCCAGCGGTGGCATGGCGCCGAACGACTTCTGGAACATTGACGACGGGCGTCGCAACCGGCTGAGCGCCTATGCCGAATGGGAGCGCAGCTGGGATGCACGCTGGAGCAGCGTCATCGGGCTGCGGCACACGCAGGTGCGTACCGACGCCGGTCCGGTGCGGGGCTATAACGGCCTGCCCACCTGGTCGGATGATGCGTCGGCCTTCAATTCGATCAGTCGCCGGCGGCATGACCGTCACTGGGATTTCAGCGCGCTGGCCAGCTATGAACCGGCCAAGGGTCATCGCTACGAGATGGGCGTGGCTCGCAAGACCCGTTCGCCCAGCCTGTACGAGCGCTATCCATGGTCCACCAACACCATGGCCGCGGGCATGAACAACTTCCTGGGCGATGGCAACGGCTATCTGGGCAATCCGGACCTGAAGCCGGAAGTGGCTCACACGCTGAGTGTCAGCGGCAACTGGCATCATCCCGAGGATGAGCAACGCTGGGGGCTGACGGTGAGCGCGCACCTGACCCGCATCTCGGACTACGTGGATGCAGAGCGCTGCTCGGCCAGCCAGTGCCGCAGTGGCAACACCACGGCCGACAACGAGTTCGTGCTGCTGCGCTACGTGAACCAGGATGCGCGCCTGCTGGGTACCGACGTGTCCGGCCACTGGCTGCTGGCCCGGAGTCCGCATGCTGGCAGCCTCACGCTGAGCGGCAAGCTGGCCTGGCTGCATGGCAAGAACCTGGATACCGGTGGTGGCCTCTACAACACCATGCCGGCCAATCTTCGGATGGGGCTGGAGCATCGGCGCACCGTGGGTGAGGGCGAATGGAGCGGCACGCTGGAATGGGAAGGCGTGCGCTCCAAGACGCGGCGCTCTGCCGTGCGCAACGAGATCCGCACGGCCGGCTATGGCCTGCTGCATCTGCGCACGCGCTACGAGATCGGCCAGCTGGGCATCGATCTGGGCATCGAGAACCTGCTGGACCGCGGCTATGCGCTGCCGCTGGGTGGGGCCTACGTGGGCCAGGGCAGTTCGATGATGCTCAACACCGTGCCGTGGGGCGTGGCGGTGCCCGGACATGGGCGTTCCGTCTACGTCGGCTTCAACTACAAGTTCTGA
- a CDS encoding MbnP family copper-binding protein has protein sequence MKRFAKTPVYAGLLLACAVGLTACGGDDNNNSTATSNSGTTGTTGTTGTTGTTGGAWQTGTTGDVSIKFAAYNGAEKIDCNSTTKLGTKQRAVQIEDFRFYISNVSLIKADGTREPLKLKQANDYNYTSNDGKNTVSLIDLEQKGVGECDGSAATNAAIEGTVPAGSYTGVEMTLGVPFELNHLNAADATTPRVLQNAVHPSMSWNWRGGRKFTNIQFDQNENVDPSAWESAEVKDGKAEEGSVRLHLGSTGCVGNPAAGTPISSCKAPNRVTVTLAGFNPASQVVAFDAGALFNYDIASKAEGAGGCMSGATDAGCAKPFDALALDWKADGSGTGVAVAGKTQKVLKAVTP, from the coding sequence ATGAAACGCTTTGCCAAGACCCCCGTCTACGCCGGCTTGCTGCTGGCCTGCGCCGTCGGCCTGACTGCCTGCGGCGGCGATGACAACAACAACAGCACCGCCACCAGCAACAGCGGCACGACCGGCACCACCGGTACGACGGGCACCACCGGCACGACCGGTGGCGCCTGGCAGACCGGCACCACGGGTGACGTGAGCATCAAGTTTGCCGCCTACAACGGCGCCGAGAAGATCGATTGCAACAGCACGACGAAGCTGGGCACGAAGCAACGTGCCGTGCAGATCGAGGACTTCCGCTTCTACATCTCCAACGTCAGCCTGATCAAGGCCGATGGCACCCGCGAGCCCCTCAAGCTCAAGCAGGCCAACGACTACAACTACACCAGCAACGACGGCAAGAACACCGTCAGCCTGATCGACCTGGAGCAGAAGGGCGTGGGTGAGTGCGACGGTTCCGCCGCCACCAACGCCGCCATCGAAGGCACGGTGCCGGCAGGCAGCTACACCGGCGTGGAAATGACGCTGGGCGTGCCCTTCGAGCTGAACCACCTGAATGCGGCTGACGCAACCACGCCGCGCGTGCTGCAGAACGCCGTGCATCCGTCCATGTCCTGGAACTGGCGCGGTGGCCGCAAGTTCACCAACATCCAGTTTGACCAGAACGAGAACGTTGATCCCTCGGCTTGGGAATCGGCCGAGGTGAAGGACGGCAAGGCCGAAGAGGGTTCCGTGCGCCTGCACCTGGGTTCCACCGGCTGCGTGGGCAATCCGGCCGCAGGCACGCCGATCTCCAGCTGCAAGGCCCCCAACCGGGTCACCGTCACGCTGGCCGGCTTCAACCCCGCCAGCCAGGTCGTGGCTTTCGATGCCGGCGCGCTGTTCAACTATGACATCGCCAGCAAGGCCGAAGGTGCTGGCGGCTGCATGTCCGGTGCGACCGATGCCGGTTGCGCCAAGCCCTTCGATGCTCTGGCGCTGGACTGGAAGGCCGATGGCAGCGGCACCGGTGTGGCCGTGGCCGGCAAGACGCAGAAGGTGCTGAAGGCCGTCACGCCCTGA